The following coding sequences lie in one Arthrobacter sp. SLBN-122 genomic window:
- a CDS encoding type B 50S ribosomal protein L31, with the protein MKSDTHPKYEAVVFNDLASGTKFLTRSTVSSNKTIEWEDGNTYPVIDVEISSESHPFYTGKQRIMDSAGRVERFNARFKGFGGKK; encoded by the coding sequence ATGAAGTCTGATACCCACCCGAAGTACGAAGCTGTTGTCTTCAACGACCTGGCCTCCGGCACCAAGTTCCTGACCCGCTCCACCGTGTCTTCCAACAAGACCATCGAGTGGGAAGACGGCAACACCTACCCGGTCATCGACGTCGAAATCTCTTCCGAGTCCCACCCGTTCTACACGGGCAAGCAGCGCATCATGGACTCTGCAGGCCGCGTCGAGCGCTTCAACGCTCGCTTCAAGGGCTTCGGCGGCAAGAAGTAA
- the pepN gene encoding aminopeptidase N, whose amino-acid sequence MSHENLQRTEAAERSARISTTSYDVSLDVRQAADPAVPGYTSRSVITFTAEPGAGTFVDFIAGDVHSVFLNGKSLRVEDVVDGARIRLDNLRAENQVTVTGTALYSRSGEGMHRFVDPADGQCYLYTQYEPADARRVFANFEQPDLKAAYTFHVMAPADWHVASNGSEVNRTLLTSDPATACWDFATTLPMSTYITTILAGPYFKAEDGWQATLDDGTQLNVPLALYCRASMADSFDTEELFSLTKKGLDFFNRLFDFPYPWGKYDQAFVPEYNLGAMENPGLVTFTESYVFTSRATDAQYQARANTLMHEMAHMWFGDLVTMQWWDDLWLKESFADYMGTLGVDRATDWDTAWVNFANKRKAWAYVQDQLPTTHPIVADIPDLEAAKQNFDGITYAKGASVLKQLVAYVGFDAFIAGSRVYFRKHAYGNTSLADLLASLAAASGRDLSGWARQWLQTSGISRLSVEFAASSATDDDGVPGRVAIVQEAVDPVTGRKELRPHRLRVGSYDFDAGGALVRTGSIETDVAGARTELPQLDGQQRPALLLVNDEDLTYAKVRLDPVSEATVRASLDRITDPMARALCWTALWNSARDGESPASLYVDAVTAFGPAESGIGVLLNVLDNATTAVERYTPAGTRASVRASFIEAAGGELDRAVPGSDAQLAWARTLAALSRHDAAALPRLRGLLDGTEPVEGLSVDAELRWQLWHALAANGEASAAELDAELDRDTTASGRAGHATAMASRPDPAVKAAAWEATVHGNELSNQLLTATISGFSTAPPPLLEPYLEPYFDCLLAVWDERSIEIASRIVRGLYPAAQDLADVTRPGDHPVVRRTDDWLAANPDAPHALRRIIVEQRSHLLRALTAQAAVVPHPSIAP is encoded by the coding sequence GTGTCACATGAGAATCTGCAGCGCACCGAAGCCGCCGAACGTTCAGCCCGGATCAGCACCACCAGCTACGACGTCTCGCTCGATGTGCGGCAGGCAGCAGATCCGGCGGTTCCCGGCTACACCAGCCGCAGCGTCATTACCTTCACCGCGGAACCCGGCGCCGGCACCTTCGTGGACTTCATCGCCGGTGACGTGCACAGCGTGTTCCTCAACGGCAAGAGCCTCCGGGTGGAGGACGTGGTGGACGGCGCACGGATCCGGCTGGACAACCTGCGGGCCGAAAACCAGGTCACGGTCACGGGAACGGCGCTCTACAGCCGTTCCGGAGAGGGCATGCACCGGTTCGTGGACCCGGCGGACGGCCAGTGCTACCTGTACACGCAGTACGAGCCTGCTGATGCGCGCCGGGTCTTCGCGAACTTCGAGCAGCCCGACCTGAAGGCGGCCTACACCTTCCACGTCATGGCACCGGCCGACTGGCACGTGGCGTCCAACGGCTCCGAGGTCAACCGGACCCTGCTGACCAGCGATCCCGCGACGGCGTGCTGGGACTTCGCCACCACCCTGCCGATGTCCACGTACATCACCACCATCCTGGCCGGGCCGTACTTCAAGGCAGAGGACGGCTGGCAGGCAACGCTCGACGACGGCACCCAGCTGAACGTCCCGCTCGCCCTCTACTGCCGCGCGTCCATGGCGGACTCCTTCGACACCGAGGAGCTCTTCAGCCTGACGAAAAAGGGGCTGGACTTCTTCAACCGCCTTTTCGACTTCCCCTACCCCTGGGGCAAGTACGACCAGGCGTTCGTTCCCGAATACAACCTCGGCGCCATGGAGAACCCGGGGCTGGTTACGTTCACGGAAAGCTACGTGTTCACCTCCCGGGCCACGGACGCCCAGTACCAGGCCCGCGCCAACACCCTGATGCACGAGATGGCGCACATGTGGTTCGGCGACCTTGTGACCATGCAGTGGTGGGACGACCTGTGGCTGAAGGAGTCCTTCGCCGACTACATGGGAACCCTCGGCGTTGACCGGGCCACCGACTGGGACACGGCCTGGGTCAACTTCGCCAACAAACGCAAAGCCTGGGCCTACGTCCAGGACCAGCTCCCCACCACCCATCCCATCGTGGCGGACATCCCGGACCTTGAAGCGGCAAAGCAGAACTTCGACGGCATCACCTACGCCAAGGGCGCATCGGTGCTGAAGCAGCTGGTGGCCTACGTGGGCTTCGACGCGTTCATCGCCGGGTCGCGGGTGTACTTCCGGAAGCATGCCTACGGCAACACGTCGCTGGCCGACCTCCTGGCTTCCCTGGCGGCGGCGTCGGGGCGGGACCTGTCCGGGTGGGCCCGCCAGTGGCTGCAGACCTCCGGAATTTCCAGATTGTCAGTGGAGTTTGCAGCTTCCAGTGCAACGGACGACGACGGCGTGCCGGGCCGGGTGGCGATCGTCCAGGAAGCGGTGGATCCGGTGACAGGACGCAAGGAGCTGCGCCCGCACCGGCTCCGGGTGGGTTCCTACGACTTCGACGCCGGCGGCGCCCTGGTGCGGACCGGGAGCATCGAAACCGACGTGGCCGGCGCGCGGACGGAGCTCCCCCAACTCGACGGGCAGCAGCGGCCGGCGCTCCTGCTGGTCAACGATGAGGACCTGACCTACGCCAAGGTGCGGCTGGACCCGGTATCTGAAGCAACGGTCCGCGCCTCCCTGGACCGGATCACGGACCCCATGGCGCGTGCCCTGTGCTGGACTGCGCTCTGGAACTCCGCCCGCGATGGAGAGAGCCCGGCATCGTTGTACGTTGACGCCGTGACGGCCTTTGGTCCGGCTGAAAGCGGAATCGGGGTCCTGCTGAACGTTCTGGACAACGCCACCACCGCCGTCGAACGTTACACACCGGCGGGCACCCGCGCGAGTGTCCGTGCTTCCTTCATCGAGGCCGCAGGCGGCGAGCTGGACCGGGCCGTCCCCGGTTCCGACGCACAGCTTGCCTGGGCCCGCACCCTTGCCGCCCTCAGCCGTCATGATGCGGCAGCACTCCCCCGGCTCCGTGGCCTGCTGGATGGCACGGAACCGGTGGAGGGCCTGTCCGTGGACGCTGAGCTGCGCTGGCAGCTGTGGCATGCGCTCGCCGCCAACGGAGAGGCCAGCGCGGCGGAGCTCGACGCCGAGCTGGACCGGGACACCACCGCCTCCGGCCGCGCCGGCCACGCAACCGCCATGGCATCCCGCCCGGACCCGGCCGTCAAGGCCGCCGCCTGGGAGGCCACCGTTCACGGGAATGAGCTTTCCAACCAGCTCCTCACGGCCACCATCAGCGGCTTCAGCACCGCGCCGCCGCCGTTGCTGGAGCCGTACCTGGAGCCCTACTTCGACTGCCTGCTGGCTGTCTGGGATGAGCGCAGCATCGAAATCGCCAGCCGGATTGTCCGCGGCCTCTATCCCGCCGCGCAGGACCTGGCGGACGTGACCCGCCCCGGGGACCACCCGGTGGTCCGGCGGACGGATGACTGGCTGGCCGCCAACCCCGACGCGCCGCACGCCCTGCGCCGGATCATCGTCGAGCAGCGCAGCCACCTGCTGCGCGCACTCACCGCGCAGGCCGCCGTCGTTCCCCACCCATCGATTGCTCCGTAA
- a CDS encoding lipoate--protein ligase family protein, producing MTQPRIPAHDAPGNQRLHGEYKVPGGKLVVVDLAVADGALADVSVSGDFFLEPDEALEDINRALTGLPDTTPAKDLAAAVTAALPAGAVLFGFSADAVAVTVRRALAKATSWGDHEWNVIAPTVLPTEINVALDEVLTEAVGAGARTPTLRFWDWQEPSVVIGSFQSVQNEVDPEGVARHGINVVRRISGGGAMFMEAGNCITYSLYLPQTLVDGLSFADSYPFLDAWVMAALERLGINAFYIPLNDIATDQGKIGCAAQKRLANGGMLHHVTMSYDIDADKMVEVLRIGKEKLSDKGTRSAKKRVDPLRRQTGLARTAIIEAMMGVFSERYGATPSELAGHELAAAEERVATKFGTREWLHRVP from the coding sequence ATGACCCAGCCACGTATTCCTGCCCATGATGCCCCCGGCAACCAGCGCCTGCACGGTGAGTACAAGGTCCCGGGCGGCAAACTTGTGGTGGTGGACCTGGCAGTGGCGGACGGCGCCCTGGCTGACGTCTCTGTCAGCGGCGACTTCTTCCTGGAGCCGGACGAGGCGCTGGAGGACATCAACCGCGCCCTGACCGGCCTTCCGGACACCACGCCCGCCAAGGACCTGGCGGCGGCCGTCACCGCCGCCCTGCCGGCCGGAGCCGTGCTGTTCGGCTTCTCCGCCGACGCCGTGGCCGTGACCGTCCGCCGTGCCCTGGCCAAGGCAACGTCCTGGGGCGACCACGAGTGGAACGTCATTGCGCCCACCGTGCTGCCCACCGAAATCAACGTTGCCCTTGACGAGGTGCTCACGGAGGCCGTCGGCGCCGGTGCGCGCACGCCCACCCTGCGTTTCTGGGACTGGCAGGAGCCGTCGGTGGTCATCGGCAGCTTCCAGTCGGTGCAGAACGAGGTGGACCCCGAGGGCGTTGCAAGGCATGGCATCAACGTGGTCCGCCGGATCAGCGGCGGGGGAGCGATGTTCATGGAGGCCGGCAACTGCATCACCTACTCGCTCTACCTGCCGCAGACGCTGGTGGACGGGCTCAGCTTCGCCGACTCCTACCCCTTCCTGGACGCATGGGTCATGGCGGCACTGGAACGGCTCGGCATCAATGCCTTCTACATTCCGCTGAACGACATCGCAACGGACCAGGGGAAGATCGGCTGTGCCGCGCAGAAACGCCTGGCCAACGGCGGCATGCTGCACCACGTCACCATGAGCTACGACATCGACGCCGACAAAATGGTGGAGGTCCTCCGGATCGGCAAGGAAAAGCTGTCCGACAAGGGCACCCGCAGCGCAAAGAAGCGGGTGGACCCGCTGCGGCGCCAAACCGGCCTGGCCCGCACGGCGATCATCGAGGCGATGATGGGGGTCTTCAGCGAGCGTTACGGCGCAACCCCGTCAGAGCTGGCGGGGCACGAGCTGGCGGCAGCCGAGGAACGGGTGGCCACCAAGTTCGGCACCAGGGAATGGCTCCACCGCGTCCCCTAG